From the genome of Solea senegalensis isolate Sse05_10M linkage group LG21, IFAPA_SoseM_1, whole genome shotgun sequence:
TcgattaaatgtaaatgcacacGAAGAGGAGATAATGTTGGTCAAGAACACTCATGTCATAGTTAAGCCACTTATTGTCGCAAATGAAAATACAATGAGACActgaataacattttaaacttttgaaCCTGCTAGACTCTTGATTTAGAGAATGTAGATGGTGGAGAAGTGTGAGGCAACATGGACTGCATTCAGTGACACTAGGGTTGTAGGCTTACTGATAAGACTGCAGTCAGCGGGGACTACCCTGTGCTGCATGATCTAACACATAGCTTCACATTTACATCTCAAAGTGGTCCGGTGAATGTGCGTCGAATATtggatgtgggaggggccaattaGTGCGCCGCCTCCCTGAACAGCACAATTATCGTACATGCACGGAAATCGGAACACGCGTGTAGAAGGtcgggatgaagaaaaaattacattatgaccatgatccaaaacCAACAGGAAGGTCGCCATCGTGGATTGAATTATATTTTGAAACCTTTTTTGTGTATGACAGCATAACATCACGCAATCCAGCCGACACAAACTCTGAATGTGACACTGAGGTCAATCAATAATCATTCTGACACAACGGCTGAACATGAGAACATTAGTCACATTCAATTAACTTCCTTTCTATTGGATTGGACTGAACTGCAAAGGTGTGTTCACACCACGAGGCACGTACATGTAGCATACATAAATCATGCTCGCCGTCACGCCACGTGTCTGCTTAAAGTGCTATCTGTACTTCTGAATAATAGTGTATTGATTCATGTACCTTTAGACCTTCTTTCTACCCATATACTGTACACGTCATTACTCACGACTCGGCCTTGCCACGTATGCTCCACAATCGTCCTCTTCAAACCCTGTGTCACCACTCCATcttacattacatacagtacatacacagaATAGAGCGTGTGATTGATTTAAGAAAATGCTGCAGTGCAAGCAAGTATAATTCACAACCTGAATAGTAGTGTTTGAGAATTGTGATTGTGGGCATAAGAGCGTATCGTAAAGAAAGCATGTTTGACTTATGAGCACATACAGCTACTGACGAAGGCCAGATATTATTAACATGGCAatgtttctcctctcctcttcagaCAAAGCAACGCTGGGACTAATGCAAACACCCAGATGTTCTCTGCCAGATGTGTCTGAGGCTGAGGTGACAGTGGGCCGCAGGAAACGCAGCGTGAGCGCTCAGAACAAATGGAACAAGAGGCATCTGTCCTGGAGGTAGGGAAAGGAACTCAAGCCCCACACACCCCGAATCAACTTGGAGTTTACATTTCAAAAGCATAAAAGTGATCAGATTATCCACAGTCGCCGTCTAACTCTAACTCTTCACTATTTATGTCTGCGGTAACGCTGCATACTGAGGGGCTCATCTAAGTGAGTGatgtgcaataaaaacacagtaaaaaacagCACTTTGTCAGCATATTTATGTCAACTTGTACTTCTACGCAGTAATTCCGTGCCTCTTGACATTTCTAACGGCAATattggacttttattttgcacTACATTGATTTTTAACGTTAGTAATTATCTCGCAGACCTTGTTTATTAGTGTAAAATCTCATCAGCAAATTAAATGATAATTTATGCCGCGTAATCGAACAGTATTACGGAGTATTTCTAATCACTGTTATTCATCCGTGTGCATCCATGTCTAGAACTTTATTATTTGGATGTTTTCTATGCCCACCCTTTTCCACACTTAGGTTTCGTACGGACTTCAGTCACacgtatttattcatttgtttattttctaccacttcatcctccacacgaggATCGCGCGGGGGGGAGCCAATACCAGCCGACGTAGGGCGAAAGACGGTCGATAGTCCATCGCAGAACCGACAAACGGAGGCGAACAAACTCGCACTTAGGTTCTGCTACTTGTTATTTGGTCAGTGAAATATctttgaaaaagaaatcaattaaaaaaagaacagcgCTCGAACAGCACAGTGTCAATACGCTGCCCTATGTCTCACAAGGttatttggaaataaaaagaaagaaacgaTTGCAGCCAAATCATAGCTTCTTTTGCAAAGGTAAGAGTGTTTACTTGCTTTACATTTACACTCATTTACtctatgtattatttttgttgttgtgataaaAATCTGTCTGTAAGATAGCAGCTCTGACTCGGTCACAGCAGATACTGTACTGTACCCTCAAATGCGTCTCAGAATTTATGAGGTCCTATTTGAATATGTTCTTGAACAAAAATACATCTTCATTCAGTTCCTGTCTAATGACGGCAAAGTTATCCAAGGATATTCTGCTCAGCGCGTCGACAATTACGTAAACTGTCAAATTTTCCACATTTCATAGATTGTGTGAGGTGACTTGTCACCGTCTAGTCTCTGGATCAATTTCTGGCTCAGGGGACGAGCGTTGTGTTGAAGTGGCACGCTGGTCAGTGGGAACAGAGTCGTCTCTTTCTGTGCGTAACCCGTTTAATGGCACAAACCGGGTTTTTCTTTTGCATCCGTGCACTGACTGTACAGCCCTGGCAGACCTACTGCACATGTGAATGAAAACTGACGAGCAAAATGCTTCATCAGAGAGTTGTTATGCAGTTTAGTACATGAAAATGTGCCCATGTTGCAGCTGGACCATCTGTCAGGGATACAGCTTAGTGGTATAGacggcagaggaggaggaggaggaggaggaggcagtgaAACATATGCTTTGTCTGTGCTGATTCACACACGCAATCAGTGGTGATTCAGCAGGatgatactgtatattatatgctgctgctgctgcaaacctACAAACCTCTGCATTCACAGCAGACGTGTTGGAGGACGGTGTGTATGCACATATCACTTCTCgctcagtcagtcagacacGCATCATGTCAGCCCTCACCTCCGCGCTTCTCTCCCGTATTCATGAGCACTGCCCTCTTTCAAAGTCTATTCATTTGTGTAGCTGCTGATGAGatgagtcacttttttttaatgccatgaCTAAGATCACGTAATGTACTCCCCTGCtttgtttgcacattttcacatgCTGAAAAATTGCATTGCTATTTGTCCTATATGTTTTGCAGGGATCAGAAAGGTTTTTTTGACCTTTGTTTCTATGGCGTTCCCCCCCTTGTATCTATGGCTTTGTCCTCACTGTCGTATAAACTCACCGCTGACGTCCCCCTCTCCTGTCcgtgtacatttgttttcaacagagctGGCGAACGCAAGCCGTGGTGCCGTgtgcaaatacacataaatacatagagAACCGAGCGTTTATCCCGAAGATACTTACAAgtgcaacagcaaaaaaaatgcCAGGTCGGCATCCATTTTGGGTGTCAGTTCTTGCCCTTTGAAAAAAGCTGGCCCaatgtttactcgtgtgtggccTTGCTCGGTCAGACATAGAGCtgatctgtcgattattttctcgattaatcgagtgatcgtttggtccataaaatgtcagaaaacattaaaaaaaacggtcatcagtgtttgtcaaacctggaaatgatgacgttctcgaatgtcttgtttttttctacaaaccaaaatgattcacttttaatgatttatttgttatacggagcaaagaaattaagaaaatattcagctaaaacaatcagaaatattgttttaagcttcaaaccgattaactGATTATCAAACTAGTTGACTATTAATTTtgtaatcaataaaaaaaaaggttaattgtCTGGATCTCCTTGAAAAATTCCAACTACAGTAGACACTGCCACAACACCACAATAGTTTGTAGTTTGATTAAAGTCTGCCCTATATttgttttactaaaaaaaatataatataaaataaacactatttatttagtgtttgtATACACTATATATCCACTACAAAGTGGTCTGGATATTCCCCACTGAGCTAACGAGCGAAGCAATGTCgacatttgattttttgtttgtacacacaCTATGTTTATGCCTCTAACGACATTtacatctgcaaaaaaaaaaaaaagcattaaaagacGTAGAGAACGCAGAGATGATGTGTCCTTTGACGCGCGCCgtagcaacagcaacattgttttgactttgctctctctctcgctgcacAGCAGAATACTCACTTTTTCTGATTTAGTGTAATTGTTATTTTCTACACAGTCGAGCGACGCTTTCCATACAGCGTAAGTGGTTAAATTGCTTCAGTTCAGCGGAGGAACAGGCTGTTTACAGCCGACAGGTCAGTGTGTGCGCAGCGGGAGCAGCGGGAGCACTCGGCGGAAGACAGGTCGTCTGTCGCCGAGTGCTCCCGCTGTGAACACAATCACGGATATGCTCGAGAATGTTTGtcaagaaataaaagaaagttagagcagagggaaagagaaatgTCATCTGAACTAAACATGGACACAACTTAGCCCTTTAACATCTAAGCTgtaaaatgtccatctggatttttgcttattttaaccataaaaggccagaaaatgatcctccgagtaagtgcttttgttaaaatagttaaaatagtgttttaacaactgtagttgtacatgaacaccaggttttgtataatataaaacatatttaaaataacagtgGTTTGAGTTTTTATCTCAATGTtcaaaaacaagccaaacaaTGGAAACCTATGAAACGCTGTTTTtctaactctctcctctctggtgacaaagatgctgattcgccAACTTCCTGCGTGAAATGACcttaataaccacatgttggctttgacgtgcaacttctcagcttctcacacacacgtcacataattacagtaatgcaaattGCATTCAATTTGATATTCACTGTGTAATCCATGGTCTCCATCAAGAGTAAGTACTATTCTTCTGGCAGGATGAGCAGTTGAATATCGCAAAGTTTgaattttcatttgaaaagcaaTTAATTTTTCAGCCTCACTTCATATTCAAGTATAAAGGCAccagaaaaacaagtttgtgttgGTCAGACAGACTTGGGGGGGAGAAAGAGGTCTGCACCGCCGAAGCAACAAGAATGATGACCCGAGGAGGCAAATGGTTGGAGCCAAGGTAGGACAGAATGAAAGTAAAATGAAGCGAGATGCCAGGGGAAAGCAGAACACCAGGACACTGGAGAATTGAAGGAAAACAGGTCAATAAGTAGGAACTCTGAGCTGATGAGAAGGCTGCAGGAGCGAGGCAGAGTGGGAGGGCTGCAGTAAAGTCAAAGCAGAAGCAGATAATAAAGTAGAGCTCGTTCAGGCTGAGAATCCAGATTGAGCAAGAGACACACAGTCTAGACTCAAGTATTACATTGATTGCCATTAACTCTTGTGCACTGAAATGAATGGTTTGCTCAGGATGCTCCCCTGGCATTTCCTCATTGAAGGACATGGCTGCACAGTTTGAGCTGCTGTATATTAGAAGTATAAGAAGTCTTTGGTTTCCATCGTGTCTTCAGTGTAAGAATGTttttatgaatgagtgaaacgGACACAAAATGTGTTAGTAAATATTATCCATTTCCTTTTATGAATACGTTTATAACAGTTTTtttggccttgtttagactgcagcccaaatccgATTTTTTAAGCATCTCCGGATTGATTTTTCTGGGAGTccggacattaaaaaaaaaaacatgccatcCAGATTTCCAAAGCTGATACAAACCACATACAGAGGTGCTTTTGAATAAATTTTTTACAGATCTGTTTCAGTCTGATaagatttcaaagtgtcttcccCCCTGAGACTCCACTGAATGCACATCCGAGGTTTTAGCGTCTCCGTCACGGCATCGGACATTATCCCCTTCAGCCAACACGTCAGCCTTCACCGACTCCATCTGCATCGCTTACCGGCTCCGTCGTTGTTTTCCGTTAGTCTGTTACTCTCGCAGAAAATACGCGAGTGGAAGACAATAGTTTGAAAATCTATAGAAAGATTGCGCCGCGGCTCCACGTAACCATTTGGGACAGATTTCTGTCAATATGGACCCACGTGTATCGGATCTGAGCACTTGCAAattataatgtgaacagttgttCAGGGagatcagattctgattggATATGCTTACAAATTCGATTTGGGCTGCAGTGTAAACAAGGCAGTTGGAAAGAATCCAATCAAATCATACACCAAACATATCTATAATGTTACAGCTttagttttgctttttcttCAGCCGTGTTTAGGAAagtattttagttatttttgtctttgtgtgacaACTATATGAAAGGTAGAGTTGAGGTTAGCTAGAACTCGAACACCTTGGCCTTTACATCTTAACTTGTCTCCCGGCTGCATTTCTCCTCCCTCCGCCAGCACTTCATGATATCATTTAACACAAATCTCAATGTGCAGATAGATTTTTaccaaatataaatgtaaatccCAAGAGATTCTACTGCCTCCGACTGGTTTGCACTGTCAGACGAGACAACTCGGGGCTGTGAGGGGAATTCAAAAGGGGGATGGATGACTTGTCACCGGGGGCAGAGTGGTTCTGGCATATGGATAACAAAATTACCTGGTGANNNNNNNNNNNNNNNNNNNNNNNNNNNNNNNNNNNNNNNNNNNNNNNNNNNNNNNNNNNNNNNNNNNNNNNNNNNNNNNNNNNNNNNNNNNNNNNNNNNNTGAGATAATAGTCTCATTTAAAGTGAGGGGACACTTTACATTTGCTATAATGACGTGAATATTaatgacatctagtggtgaaatTCTGCAATTGCAGGAAAGTTCCTGAAAGATCCAGCACCGTCTGGTATCTGTAAAAACAGCTCCTCCCAGTGGAGAGGTGTGGTAGTGACTCTAAATTTCCTGAAAAGACTGGAGCTTAATTTCTTTTATGTTTAACAGTCACTGCTTTTAGGAAATCGtgattttacttctttttttccccctcatatCTTAGGTTGTTAAGAAAAACGTAACTATAGATCTATTaatctatataaatatgaatttataCAGAAGAACAATTTTTATTGTTCAAAGTAGATCAGTAAAGAATAATTGAACATAATAAGTGAGATAAATACATAACATATGAACGTTTGAAgtttaaaataagtttaaaagATGATGTTTTACTATAAAtatggacatttatttaaaacctaGGTGATTAGTACTATAATGAatgtaagaaaacatttttattcctcAAATTTAATACGGTCACTGCTTTTAATTCTGAAGGTGACtgatgtatgtttgtattatgTCATTCTTATAAACAGTAACTATCATTAGTTCCCACAGTATGACTTGTAAGTAATAGTCTTACTTTCTTTCTCTGACTCATTGAATTAACTCCATTTTTACTTTtgcttttaagacttttattcttatttgtttttcatgttattcTTATTCACCTCTATTTACCTCAGTTTAagcacatgttgttgttgttttttacagtaaatacaaaTGGACACAGGGaatcatgtgtgttttcatgtaatgggaaagaggaaaatgaatTAGCTTAATTTAAGctgatattaaaaacaaagggaAGCACTATCTGCAGCactaaaaataaagtgaaagtaaaacattttaaataagcaGAAATATATACAGAACATGTAACATAATATCCCATATAAAAGTTATagaattattaataaattaataaacagCAATTCAGACTGACTATTAACAGGACAAAAGCTTTAAATTTCAAggtatttttactttaactcgAGAAAGACAACTttgaaatataaattaaaaaaaaacaccagaaatgcaaaagggaaaaaaacaatagacagtttaattttgttttaaatatattttattgatcACACTTCcctttataaaacaaacaattattgaAAACAGTTTCACTTCAATTGCGTTGATTTACATataattattttacttatttactcATTAATACAGAGAATCAGAATTCCCCATCACCATCAATATGTAACGTTAGtatgaaaacatgatgtttgACAGAGACACAGTAACACTGTGATCAGTCCATGTGTCCAGGTTTGTCCTGTGTGCTGCTGTCGTGTgtctcagagctgctgctgttgctgttgttgtcttctgtgtgtgaagactcactctgctgtgttttctcctccgTGCTCCTCTGGATGCTCAGCTCTCTCTCAGCCTCCTCAGCACATGGAGCTCTGGCTGCCTGGATGTGGAGCTTCCCGTCTGGACTCAGGCAGCAGGTGACGGCTTCAGGGTTCACACCTTCAGGCAGATCAAACTCCTGCCTGAACTCCTGGAATCTGTAAGAGTAGGAGCCGTTCCCGTCCTCCTGCTTCTTCTCCGTCTTGCCGCTGACTCTCAGCTTCCTGCCCACCTGCCTGACAGACAGCTCCTCTGGAGAAAAGCCTTCAGCGTTCAGGATCAGGCCAAAGTTGTCTCCATGTTTCTCCAGCTGGAAGGAAACTGGCTGCATGGTCTCACTGCTTTGgacagatttcttcttcttctcctccccctcctccaggATCTGCTGTTGAAGTGTGTCCATCAGCTCCTGCAGGTGTCTCTGCAGTAGATGCTGCTGGTAGAGCTGAGGTCTAACCTCTGGCCACAGACTGCGCACAGGCCAGTGGACGAGCATGAGTGGACTGAGGCCAGACTGGAGTCCACGAGAGCACAGCATCTTCAGTGTGGGTTTGGAGTTGATTCTTCTTGTTGTGAGATGAAACACTGTTCAAGTGTGTGTTCTTCTTGTGTTGTCTTCTGTCTCAGCTGTGGGACTGTCCACGCTCTTATATTCTAACTGGAGGAGCTCCAGAGGCTTCAGGAACTTTCCAGTCACTACCACACCTCTCCACTGGGAGGAGCTGTTTTTACAGATACCAGATGTTGCCGGAATTTTCCTGCAATTGCAGGacttcaccattagatgtcactaatatTCATTGAACTAAGAGCAGTGACTGtgttaaatttgttttgatAGTGTGTTATCAATTCTAAACTTATTTTAAAGCTATCGCTTTATTCTTATCCTCCATGTCCTACTAGTCCATAGTTCTATCCGACCAGTACCTACACActctatgttttatttttattttgcttttactgTCTGGTAACATTGAACTCAACCCCGGCCCAGATATAAACTGTCTGAGTACTCCAGTTGATTTCAAATCCAGATCAGGGCTTAGTGTTGTACACCTAAATGTTAGAAACCTATTGCCAAAACTTGACCTAGTTAAAATCTGGGTTAAATCAACTGATACTGACATTATTGTCCCATCTGAAACCTGGCTAAAGAAATCCATCACAGACATAGACATTGCTATTAAAGGTTAAAATGTTAATCGTTGTGATCGTCCCAAAAAAGGTGGTGACATGAAATGTCaaacagaaatgtcatgttACTGTTCAATCATCTCTTTCCCTCAGCAgtcaatttgaatttgaatggcCACTTTCTCACCATCGTCGGCTGCTATAGACCGCCCTCTGCTCGTAGTGAGACTTTATCCTCATTGAATAAACAACTTTTGACTTCAATGAGATTCTTCTCACAGGAAATCTGAACTGGGATTGGTTATCTTCTGTTTCTGACAGTTTTaaatctgtgtgattcttttaaCACAAATGGTTAACGGGTCAACGCGGCTAAATCTTAGATGTCCAGAGAAATCCTCTCTTCTCgatttatttttaactaattCTCCTCATATATATTCAGATATTGGTATTTTTGCAAATGAGATGAGCGATCATTGTGTTATAGCCACTATCAGACGAGCTAAGCTCCCAAAAGCAAGGCCACGTATTATTTTTAAACGTGATTCTAAACATTTCTATGAGCAGGGTTTTCCTCATGATTTATGGCACTTTGATTGGTCCAGGATCTCACTTTTTAATGACGTAGAGCTGGCCTGGAAGTTCTTTTGTGATGCTTTTagtattgttttaaataaacatgccCCTCTACGCAAATTTAGAGTGAAGGGTAGAAACAATCCTTGGTTCTCCCCCGAGTTGTCCAGTCTCCTTAAAGCAAGGGATGATGCCTGGGCTAAGGCCAGAAAATCTAAATCTCAGGATAACTGGCTGACATTCAAACAGCTCAGAAATCGCTTTACTTCCCTTGTTAAAAAGGCCGAATCAGATTTTTATGTTGATAAAACTACTCGTAACCTGAACGATCCTAAGACGTTTTGGAAAGTAGTCAAATCTGCATTTGGGGATGAAACCAGAGACAAATTGCCTGCTTGCATAGTAAAAGATGCACAAACCAGCCATTCTTAACTATATTCATGAGCACTTTGTTTCTTCAGGATCTCTATTTGAGTCCTCACATCCACATCAATCTAATGTACAAAGGGCTTGCCTTCAATCACCACCTACTCATGCCATGACTCCTACATTTGATCTGACCCCTTTTGGTGTAGCTGAGGTCCATAGGGATCTACAGCAATTGGATCTAAGTAAATCAGCCGGACCTGATAATCTTGAGCCTTTCTTTTTGAGGTCAGCTGTGGACTTCATAGCAGAACGTCTGTGTCATATTTTTAATTCTGAAAATAAGATTCCCAGAATATGGAAATCTGCTTATGTTCTTCCCTTGCTGAAAGGTGGAGATCCCACTGCAGTTAACAACTATAGGCCGATCTCTAAATTGTGTGTTCTCTCCAAAGTTTTAGAAAAGTTGGTCAGTTGGTCATTGTCTTCTCTCACAATATCAGTCAGGTTTTCCTAAACAGCACAGTACAATAACTGCCGCTGTTCAAGTGGTAAACGACATCATAGAGGCACTAGATGGACGGAAATATTGTGCAGCTCTTTTTATAGACTTGTC
Proteins encoded in this window:
- the LOC122787028 gene encoding heat shock protein 30-like, which gives rise to MLCSRGLQSGLSPLMLVHWPVRSLWPEVRPQLYQQHLLQRHLQELMDTLQQQILEEGEEKKKKSVQSSETMQPVSFQLEKHGDNFGLILNAEGFSPEELSVRQVGRKLRVSGKTEKKQEDGNGSYSYRFQEFRQEFDLPEGVNPEAVTCCLSPDGKLHIQAARAPCAEEAERELSIQRSTEEKTQQSESSHTEDNNSNSSSSETHDSSTQDKPGHMD